In Lolium rigidum isolate FL_2022 chromosome 3, APGP_CSIRO_Lrig_0.1, whole genome shotgun sequence, the genomic window AATAACATCATCAAATCAAATCTAACTTACTAAAGAACGTTATGCAATTGTACCGAATCAAATCTAATCTAATCCAGCAGCTCGTCCCCATCTCCTCTTCTTTGGTCGTGACTCTTGTCTCCTACCTTTGGAACCATACCCGGAAATCATGTCTCTGCTTTCCCCTCTCCATTCTCAATCTCTGCCTGATCATGGCTACGACGTTGGTGGGCAGACCTAGCGCGAAGACCACGCATGCTTGAGGGAAAGGGAGGCGTCCCGACCTGATTAACCCATTCCAGGTGGCGGTGGCTAAGGGCACGCGGTGGCCTGAAGTTGCACGGGGCTGACGATGAACGAGTATGAATGAGCAAGGCTGTCATAGCTCGAGTTCGCCGGCCGACGGTGTCGAgggggctcctcggcaatgcccaccatgaggggcttaggattgatggaatcctgcaggttagcacgagacatcggataccaaataaACAAAAGGCGAGATTTACCTAGGTTTGGGGCTCTCGGTGAGGCAAAACTCTTACTCCTGCTTGTCTAATCTTGATTATTGATGAAAAAAGTTACAATGGGATGGCCGATAAACTGCGTGGTGGTGGTCTCACCGATATGTaaggtttctagggtttactgTATGCGAGATTGTGTGTAGGTCCCTCCAGTAGTCCCTCACctgccctttatataggaggccatgtCCCGAGGGTTCTACATGGATTCAACAATATTAAAATAAGATCTAATATATCTTATCTTTAAACGACACCGTATTGCCTTGCCCGTCAAGAATCCGCCTCCATCCTTATTCTCACCGCTGCAACCGACGTGTTGGTCCATCATGAGTTGCAGTGATTCACATGGGCTCCTGTTAGACCGGAGGAGGTAACCCGACGGGTTATGCCCACGTTAGTAGGCCCGTGACATTTTTGGCCCAAATCAGTAGCCCCGCTACATgactttttttttgaggaaaccaGAAACGGGAGATGCTGTCCACCGATCTGATCGGTGTCGATGGGGCTGCCGCACTCCCCGCGCGCCTCCCGGGTTACTAATTGGGCCACAGCCCAACATCAGGTAAGTCgttttttcttgtttcttttttgttttttgttttttgttgtttctttaaaatctgaacatttgtcaaaattaaatattttttaaattaaaaaaatcactaaaaaatcactttttaaaaatctgaacattttttagatttgaacattttcaaatttgaacaaaaatgtattttttctatgaacaatttccgaatttgaacaaattttatatttgaacaattttcgaatttgaatgaTTTTTATATTAGAACAACTTTCGAATtcgaacaaattttatatttgaacggtttttcaaatttgaacggtttttttaatttgaacggttttcaaatttgaatggttttcaaatttgaacatttttaaatttaaacattttctcaatttgattaatttttaaaaattaaaattttcgactctgaaaaaatataaacaagaccgaaaacagaaaaaagaaaaaagaaaagaaaacagaaaaagaaaccagaaaagaaaaaagaaaaacgaaaaacgAACTGCTACGGGCTAACAGgcacaaatgggcctggcccataccggaccagggggtgtgcggtggccggtagccaccgacctggtcggtgtataggttttgccaccAGAAACACGACAGGCGAGTGGAAACGCCACATGTCGAGAGTGGGCTTTTTGGCCCCTTTGTACCAGTATTGCTACTGGGCCAGCGAGTGGATAATCAATCACCGAAGGCGACTCTCCCCGCCCGCTCTCCGGCCGCCACAAGCACACGATGCTCCCGCTCGCCGCCGCACGACCCTGCCTTTTCTCCCCAGCGCCACCGAACCCCACACTTCGGGCGGTGCCCCTTCTCCCTCGCAGCTCCACCGCCACGCTGCCCAAACCGGTCCGGCTCCTCCGGCCTCTCCGAGCCACTGGCGCCGGCGCCGGTCCGCCGGGAGCGTCCTCGCGCCCGGCGAGGGACCGCGTGATCGACTTCGGCAAGCACAAGGGCCAGATGCTGGGCACACTGCCGCCTGCCTACCTCCGGTGGGTCGTGGCGGAGCTCGACTACGGGGACACGGCGCCCTGGGCGCGGCTGGCGCGGGACGTGCTGGACGACCCCGTCTACGTCGACCGCGCCGAGTGGGAGCACGCGCACCGCTTCCTCCGCGGCGACTCCAAGTACGACTACGTCTACGACGACGCCCAGGACGGCAGCGACGGGCCGCTCCAGGAGATGGCCGAGCGATTCGGCTGGGACCTCTCCGACGAGGACGGATGGAGCCGCCTCGACTATCGCCTCCTCGGCACCTCCTACGGCGGCCGCATCCCAAGAAAGGCCGACCGGACCcagagcagcggcggcgccctgTTCGACAGCGGTGCGGCGGCTGACTCGGACGGGGACGGGCCGAAGGGGAAGAGGGACGAGAGGAGGGAGCGGATGCGGATGAGGAGGGATGAGCAGGTGAGGACGGCCAAGATGGGCATTCTCGGGGTGAGCCCCGGCGCTCTGGGGACGCCGAGGAAGGCCCGCATtggagcggcggcgaagaaggacaTCCTGGGGCTGGGCAGGGGCAGCCGCAGCGGCGACGTGCTTCGCGAGAGGGCTGTACCGCCGGGGAAAGGCGGCGAGGGAGGGAGCCCGTTCCCCGGCCGGCAGGCGTTCCTCGACAAGGTCAGGAAGCTCAAGGGCGATGATAGCTAGCAGCACTGGCAGCTAGGTGATTTCGTCAAAAATAAAATTGTTGCTGGGATTGCTGAAATTCTTTGGCCTTCAGATTGTGACCATGGATCATGGCATCGTGCAATGCGTGATTGTGCGTCGCTTTGCCCGTGCATCTGCGCATCCACGGCGCCTCTTGTTTGCTTTGCTGCTACTCCCTTCGGTCGAATTTAATCGATGCGAAGGGAAGCATGGTCATGCATATCATTAGCATGTGATTAGCGTCAATTAAATAAATCCAGAGGTAGTACACATTATTGAACCCATAGGCTGTCAAATCAAATGATAATACTTCCTCCGGTTCACAATAATTTCTTAAAAAAATATTTACACATTACAATATCTCTAGATATAATTGATAATGTTGAGATGCTTGTGTTGTGTTTGGGTAACAAACGTAGCTAAGTGGTACATCATGTAAATTGGAGACTGTAAAAACAGCGAGTACATGCAAATGGAAATGCGAGTACTTGGAACTGAATAATTTGAAAAGGATTGTTCTTAGGGGAATTCTTCCTATAAATGTTCCAACACTACCCAGCCAACCAAGCCATCTGAGAGGGGCAAATGAATCCTGTTCGTCCAATCCGGTTGACACAGTAAATTTGCAACCCCACTTTTCACGACAGCCGTCGGATATGGTAATTTTTTGTTCACTTCGTGCTTGTTTGAATAGGTCAATGACAGCTGGGCCCGTTTACATGTAGGGCCAGTGTTTCAGCCAGCGAACCAGCTTAACGATCAGGTGCACGTCGCACACATGTCCCGCTGTGAAAACCTAGATCTTGATTGGCAAAAATATCTGAGGCGTCTCCTCCCGCGGCCTCCACTCCGCCTTCTCGCTCCGAGCCGCCGCCCTCTTGTCTCCTCTCTGTCTCTCTCCCGCGGCCTCGACTCCCCACTCCTGTCGGCGGGCAGAGGCGGGCGAGCTCGACGAGTAGCTCGCGCGGGGCGGGGCGTCAGTGGGGCGAGCGCGCACGGCGAATGGCGGGGCGAGCGGTCATGGCTGGGGGATGAAGATGCGACGGCCATGGCGGCTGACGGCAGGAGCGCGTCTGGGAGAGGCTGGCGGCGCGGAGGGTGAGCGGAGATCGGACGGAGCAGGATGCGACGGCCACGGTGGTGGGCGGAAGGAGGCGCtaaatgacataggcatccccaatgggcctgccgatgatggtacccggagtttactgaaggcccaatacccgaagaataagaagattcggaagcccaagatattgttaaggaaagctagagttgtaataggaagcattatttgtaatcttgcgggaggagttagaaaccttcccggactctgtaacttgtacaatacgaatccctcggctccgcctcctatacaagggggagtcgagggacacagaaggcatcgaatcattgtttctcaaaccctagctttcatattcatcgagtacttttcggctgaaaccttcgagatctacttgccctctacatccaactaaaccctagtctacaatccgtaggcattgacaagttaataccttgtcaattggcgccgtctgtgggaatattGTCTTCAACACATCCATTGTTTTCCTCATGGatgtacagccacttcttgcgccacccttgaactgagtcagggagtttgacgtcgaagtaatcgactgtggggcgaacagaaataacaacgccgcctatattataggcgacattgggagaaccattgcggcgacaaaggaaaatgcgcttccatagcgcccagttaggctggacgccaaggaaggcctcacagagggtgatgaaaatggagatatggaggattgagttgggcgtgaggtggtgaagttggagaccataaacaaaaagcaatccacggagaaaaggatgaatgggggcggaaagaccacggatgagatggtcgacgaaacttacccgataccccattggaggggtgggGTAGctctcttcactagggaagcacagcgctttgggcttcttgctaatccctagcttcttcaagagattgatgtcctgagacgaaattttggacctttcccactccgcacttcccagatctacggcagccattgacgattcaggcgtgctgcgcttgatcaaccgacgcggtggcatcaccaatggcgcaggaatgcagcttggagaagatgagctcagGAAGTTGTGGGGCGCAGGCGGAGGTTTTGCAAAGAAGAGCAGGAgagcggcgcgagcggaagtgctcgaggaagaagaaggagatcttatatagaggtgcggtgaagcggcggaccgttggatggaaaaaaagtgtgacagatgataaccacttggaaacaagggtaaaaaagtattttaacactggagaagttacggtacgtgcgccggaaaagcggaggacgtgtgtcccccacctacacgacgtgtcaagataatggataatttgggcccgcaaggcagtgggAGAAAACTTCTCGCCATTTTCGGATttgcaatcgtggctatcatcagcaataacgtcaccttgtcagaaagaaaaattcgactcaacagcggcataaaaaggcgacatgaaaaatatcggagagcctttgatcaaatacaagtttttgatcaaatgctcgggggctactttggaaaaatgaaaagatcaagaaagacaaaatagaaatggcatgagcctatgatcaaatacaaatatttgttcatagcctcggggactactcccatcgggagcgctgttcgcgcacccgagaaattataaaacttcgggagagaaagaaaatatagcggcataaggcgtggagcctacaaccaaggacaagtccttggctgtagcctcggggctactcccatcgggaacgccgttcgcgtgcccgatgaaattataaataagagagagagagaaagaaagaatgaaaaaaagaaagatagaagggcaaaagagtatatttcgagttataaataactctgcatatactcccatctggagaacaatataagtcatctttgactcaataaaatgtgccattccaacagccgaataagcactcgacaatatattctcgtaacgccaaagttgcgatcaatttctcgaatgccgcaaaactttgcgaaggtaagaccccggatccgttcgtgaggcgtggcgccgtctctcgacgtcggtttgctacttttatccgtatcaacggatacgaagaaaaatcctaacggacgcgttaggtacccgataaatataaccgggactcgacgaatggtaagaccttaagcggcacctgtcgaagtttacaccagtatcccgagatcatgtccagggacgtgattttgaagcaggtttttgcggattgccactagagcagttaactagtacctgatccgtcagatgaactagccccaactaccattatccctgcacaatatagaaatttatttgaagaaatatagaaaggttttggattgtcgagtaaaaataaacagtggagattttccctgactctgcgattcaagcaaaatctcgggggctactgacataggcatccccaatgggcctgccgatgatggtacccggagtttactgaaggcccaatacccgaagaataagaagattcggaagcccaagatattgttaaggaaagctagagttgtaataggaagcattatttgtaatcttgcgggaggagttagaaaccttcccggactctgtaacttgtacaatacgaatccctcggctccgcctcctatacaagggggagtcgagggacacagaaggcatcgaatcattgtttctcaaaccctaactttcatattcgtcgagtacttttcggctgaaaccttcgagatctacttgccctctacatccaactaaaccctagtctacaatccgtaggcattgacaagttaataccttgtcactaaaGGAGTGGGTCCggaggatggcggcggcgcaTCAGTGGAGTCACTCACGCCAGCTCGTCGGCTCCCGCCGGCCTCCTCAAGCCATCGGCAAGCACCAAGACCGCCGACCCAAGAGGGCGTGCTCACAACGGCCTGGTCGCCTGGATGCACCCCGTCGCCTGATGCCCATGGTGCGTACCCTCTCTTCTTTCTTTTTGCCATGGATCATGTTCTAGCTCGTTGGAGATGGAGCCCTCTCTCCTGTACGTGATTTAGTCTTCCTCTATTCTCAGTTTATCATGCACAAAAACATAATTTATAGATCGGTACCCAGTATATTTTCTCTTGCACGATTCTCTGACCATAATGATGACTCAGCTATGTAGCGCTGTAGCCCTTGTTGCTTTCTAAACAAGAGGCAGGTTTGTAATGTTTGGGCACAATTTGTATAGTTTCTACTTCCACCAATAAATGTTTGGAGATGGATGTAATATCCTAACCAGGACATTTTCCCTCCTTCTTTTTACTACCTTCCTGGAGTTCCTCCGCAATTTCCACTCGGTGTGATGACCACACACACTGTATTTTGTTTGCTTAATTTAAGATTTACTTGGAATATCCTTGTACATCTGAAGCTTTCCTTAATATAGATATATATGTACCACATAATAACCACGTCAAGCGGGATGGGTGGCGCATCGGTGGAGTCATCGCGCCGGCATGTCGACTCTCGCCAGCCTCCACAAGCGGCAAAGACGGTTCAGCCCGGCCATGGCGATGGCAGTTTTCCGGTAGTGAGCTCCTCTTTATTTTTCTATTAGCCCTAATTTCATTCACGTTTCATAGGCAGAGTTTGGGCTGCCACTAGATTTTACAACCATTGATGGCAGTAGCCAATGTTTCTTTCTAATGTCCATTAGTGcaatttcttttcatttttctttATTAGTTTTTCAGATATATCTTGAGGTGCTTCTGATTTTCTAAACAATATTATGGGCTCTGCATATGTGTTGAAACTTATGCTTATGGCTGCGTTTATAGGATCTGTGTTgtagttgttgctgctgctgcgcgAGCTGTTACATAGTCACACTGAGGCTGACTCGCAACAATGCTTGCATTTCTGGGGCATCATCTCATGCAGACGTTGGCACCTGACATCCGTCCGATATGAGCGATTACCTGGCGGATTCATCCCTGGAGTGATACATCGAAAGATTACTCGGATGGTGCCCAGATAACATGAAGGAGGTAAGGAGTGTCATTGATATATTATGGATGGTTTATACACCTTAATTCATACATATCTTACATGTGGTACCTGGTAATAAATTATTTTTCCTTTATGGCTAGGAGATGAACTTCCTAGAAGTAGCAATAACAAAGAATAATGATGTTATGCTAGATGAACTTCCCAGTGCGATTTTTGGCTGATAGTTCCTTTTTTACCTGGCCTGTTTCACTTTGCAGGTTCTAGGATTTAGTAGGCTCGCTTCTTGTCTCATCCTGTACTAGGCTCTGGTTATGTGCTCTTCTTCTGTGTTGAGGTTTGTCGCTTCCTTCTCCTTACTAGGAATGCATATTCCATTCAGTGCCTGTTTTCTCTATGGTGATTGAATGATTGTTCTTGCTTTGTATCTGATACACTCCACTgctatattttttaaaatatgttATATCCATTCCACCATAATGCCTCTAACTCAGATTTATTGTCTCAAAGATGATAAGAGAGAGCGGTGTGAGCAGTATTGTTTTGCTTTAAGAAAACTTTTATATATTTGTGTATATGCAGTTAACCCATATGAGTATGTGATCTGCTAAATAACACCGAGACAGTCCTAGGCATGAGTGAAATCAAGGTATTATTGTTATAATTCACTTTACTATACTACATGACCTACTTATTTTTGTATTGTATTGTCCCGAAGTATTTGGAGTTCCATTCATAATACCCTATTGGTGTGGGCATACAAGCTTTTGGCTTGTTTTGATCCGTGTTTGGCCTGTGCAAGACTTGTTTGAGGATATACCAGTGGCTGTAAGCTAATGCGTTCTTGTGCCTATTTTGGATTTGTTTGGCCGTTTTCAGTTGTAATCTCGATGTGTTCCTTGAGCACTGGAAATGAGTTAATTCTAAAGTAAAGGTTAATTCAGACCTTAGTTGTAACTTTCAGCAGAAAAGTGTATGCTTATGTTTGTGTAAAGACCTGATTACAAAATCGTGTCGGTTTGCGGTACATTGATTCACCCTGTTGCTACCTTCATTGGTGGAGTGACCATCTAGGAAGTAATCAAGGTCTTCAATGTGTTCCAGAAAGAAAGATGAGGCTGCCTTTTACTTATTGTGTCGGAAGGATGCAGCGCCACTGAAGGTACTTCATTGtctcatgctatatttatttgaTCTATAAGCTTCTAGAGAATACTTGGTTCAGTACTACATGGTTGACAAGATGATTTCCTTATATGCTAGAAGATTACATTGTTGCTTGCTGGTTGCGGTTTTTTAACCTTTGGGATATAGAAGAAAGTTGTTCGGCTTGCCAGTTGCCACAAATGAAAGCAAAGTAGAAAAATATTGTTAATAATAATATGGACATCTGTATGCACATGTTACCTTCGGCATGTATAGCGGTTGCCTATCCTTTAGATG contains:
- the LOC124695418 gene encoding uncharacterized protein LOC124695418, whose protein sequence is MLPLAAARPCLFSPAPPNPTLRAVPLLPRSSTATLPKPVRLLRPLRATGAGAGPPGASSRPARDRVIDFGKHKGQMLGTLPPAYLRWVVAELDYGDTAPWARLARDVLDDPVYVDRAEWEHAHRFLRGDSKYDYVYDDAQDGSDGPLQEMAERFGWDLSDEDGWSRLDYRLLGTSYGGRIPRKADRTQSSGGALFDSGAAADSDGDGPKGKRDERRERMRMRRDEQVRTAKMGILGVSPGALGTPRKARIGAAAKKDILGLGRGSRSGDVLRERAVPPGKGGEGGSPFPGRQAFLDKVRKLKGDDS